The genomic region GAGCGCCTGGAGCTCACGCGCCAGCAGCTAACCGCCGCCGGCTACCTGGTGGCCGCCTGCGTGGCCGACGTAACCAACTACGCCGCCTGCGAAACGCTGGTGGCCACGGCTATCCGGGAGTTTGGCCGGCTGGATATCCTGGTGGCCAATGCCAGTATCTCGCAGCGCGCCTACTTCGCCGATATGCAGCCCGACGTGTTCCGCCAGGTGCTCGACAGCAATGTATACGGCGCTGTTTTTCCGCTGAAGGCCGCTCTGCCGCACCTGCTCAGCAGCCGGGGCAGCGTCACGTTCATCTCCTCGATTTCGGCCCTGAACGGCATGCCCAGCGGCTCGGCCTACTGCGCCGGCAAAGCGGCCCTCACCAACCTGGCCCACACCCTGCGCCTGGAGCTGGACGGCACCGGCGTGCACTTCGGCGTGGTGCATATCGGCTTCACCCAGAACGACGACGACAAGCGCGTGCTCGACGCCCAGGGCCAGCCGGTGCCCATTGCGCACCGGCCGCCGCGCTGGCAGAAAACCCAGGCCGAGGTGGCGGCCATCATCGTGCGGCACATCCGGCGGCGGCGGCAGCGCACCGTCATTTCGGCGCTGGGCTGGCTGATTGCCATCGTGCACACCTACGCGCCCCGCCTCGGCGACTGGGTGGTACTCACCACGATGCGCCGGATGCGCAACTTCTACGAGTGAGCAACTAAACCGAACCGGCCGCGGGCTGCGTACGTGCGTCAGCAAACAGGTCACCCAGCCATGGCTGCCGCTGACTGTCGGCTACCGCCTAACTTGCCAGTGCCCCGCCCCGCTTTACCACCCACACTACTACCTGTTTCATTTGCCCGCTACGCCCGCTCGTGCCGCCATTCTGCTTTTCACCCGCCCGGCGGGTGAGGAAGCCGCGCACAAGTCGTTTGGGCGAGGGCGACGGGCGGCTGCGGCCATTGCGGCGCAGCTGATTGCGCGCGCCAGCGCCACCGCCCGGCAGGCCGGCGTCGATTTTGTGTGCGTGGAGTCGGGCGAACAGGGCGGGCGCACCTTCGGGCAGCGGCTGGCGTCGGCGCTGGCGTATGGGTTTGAATTGGGCTACGAGCAGCTGGTAGTTATCGGCAACGACTGCCCGCAGCTGACGCCTGCCCTGGTGCGGCAGGCCGTGCGCGCCCTGCACACCACCGACGCCGTGCTGGGCCCGGCCCTCGATGGGGGCGTGTACCTGCTGGGGCTGCACCGCCGCTTTTTCGAGGCTGAAGCCTGGGTTGCGCTGCCTTGGAAGACTGCCGCCCTAGGGCACGCGCTGCGCCGCTGCCTGCACCGGGCCGGCGCGACCGTGGCCACCCTGCGCCCCCTCGCCGACGTGGACACGGCCCACGATTTTGCCGGCCTGCTGGCCTGGCTGCCCGCCAATACCTTTCGCAACCATCTACACACCATTCTGGCCGCCGAGAAGCCGGCCCGACCCATGCTCCGGCTTCGGCCGATGCTACTGGCCGAAGCGACCACGCTGCCGCAGCGCGGCCCGCCAACTCTCTGAAAACTGCCGAAAGTTGCCGGCCAGCCAGCTGCAAGCGTCCTGCAAGGGGCGCCTTGTGGCGGCTGGCGCGGCTGGGTTTTGTTTTTCAGTTTGTTGATTTCGTAGATGAAAATTTTTTTCTATTTGTTGCTTTTCCTGCTGCTGGGCGGGCCGGTTTCCAGTGCCCTGGCGCAGTCGGTTGACCTGGTGGTGTCCATCGTGGACGTCTCGACGCGCAAGCCGGTGGCGGACCAGCTGGTACACCTCGATAACGCCGCCGTGGGCTTCAGCGCCCAGCAAACCACCAACGCCCAGGGCCAGACCCGGTTCCGGGGGCTGAGCACTGCCGGCACCTACGCCGTGAGCACCGAGGTGTCGGACCGGTTTCAGGCCGTGCGCGAAACGGGCCTCACGCTGCGCACCAACTCCAGCCCCAGCGTGACGCTGGTGCTGCCGCTGGCCAGCGCCCAAACCCTGGCAGGCGTGACGGTGCGGGCGCCCAACAACGCCACCACCCTCAACACCCAAAACGCCGAGGTAGCCTCGCAGCTGTCGGCACGGGAGCTGCGCGAGATTCCCATTGAGGCCCGCGACATCACGCGCGCCCTCTACCGACTGCCCAACGTGACGCAGGCCACGGGCTTTTTCGCGGAAGCGCCCAACGTGAGCATCAACGGCGCTAACGGCCTCTACACCAACTACCTCATCGACGGCCTCGACAACAATGAGAACTTCCTGGGCGGGCAGCGCTTTGCCATGCCGGTGGGCTTCGCCCAGAACCTGAACGTGCTGACCAACAACTTCAGCACCGAGTTCGGCAACTCGGCCAACGGCATCGTCAACATCACCACCAAATCGGGCTCCAACGACCTGACGGCCGAGGCCTTCTACCTGACCCGGCCCGGCCCAAGCATCGACGGCAAGACCGATTTCGCGCAGCGCGACCTGTCCGGCAACCAGGTGAAAGGCGGCTTCCAGCGCCAGCAGTTCGGCTTTGGCGTGGGCGGCGCGCTGGTGAAAGACAAGACGTTTTTCTACCTGAACGCCGAGCAGACTTTCGATTTCAAGGACAACGTGCTGACCTCGCCCGACCTCGGCGTGGCGGCCACCGTGCGCGGCCAGAACCGCTTCACCTACCTGTCTGGCAAGCTCGACCAGCGCTGGACCGAGCGGTTCCGCTCGTCGTTGCGGGCCAATGTGGGCCTTGTGAACATTGAGCGCCAGGGCGGCGGCCTTGATGGCGGCGTAGCCTTCCCCTCGACCGGCAACCGCCAGGACCGCAACTCCCTCAACATCGCCTCGCAGAACGTGTACGTGGGCAACAACTTCACCTCGCAAACCGATGTGCAGTACGCCCGCTTCCGCTGGAACTACGCCAGCGCCGACAACCCCGACAGCCCCGACGTGACGGTATTGGGCCCGACGCGGCAGGTGCTGGCGGTGCTCGGCCACCCCGGCTATCTGTTCGACTCGCACCAGAGCACCTGGCAGGCCCAGCAGAAGTTCACGCTGCTGCGTGGCCGCAATACCTTTAAGGGCGGCTTCGGGATTATCAGCACCGAACACTCGCTGTTCGGCGGCGGCAACCCCAACGGCAGCTACACCGTGCAGCTCACCCAGGCCCAGCTTGATGCGCTGCGGGCCCGCAACCTCGGGCCCGGCCTGGGCATCAACGACATTCCGGCCAACGTGCAGGTGAACAACTACAGCGTGGAGCTGCGCCCGGCCTCGTTCGGCACCACGCAGAACCTGTACAACATCTACGTGGAAGACCTGTATGCCGTGACGGACCGCCTGAACGTGACGCTGGGCGTGCGCTACGACTACGACAACCTCTCGAAGGGCGGCGGCGCCAACGGTGACCGGAACAACGTGGCCCCGCGCGCCAACTTCAACCTGCAGCTCACCGACCGCAGCAGCCTGCGCGGCGGCTACGGCCTGTTCTACGACAAGATCCTGTACACCGTGTACAGCGACGCATTGCAGCAGAACACCACTTCCGCCGACTACAAAACCCAGCTTCGCGAGCTGGTGCGGGTGGGCGCGCTGCCCGCCAGCACCAACGTCGACCGGATTACGTTCGATGGCAACCAGAGCGGCAGCGTGGCCGGCGTAACGTATCTGCAGGGCCCTTCGGGCTCTACGCTGCAAAGCCAGCGGGCCGGCGTTTCGAGCGGGGAGCGGCGGATTCTCAACCCCAACGGCTACCAGAACCCGTATTCGCACCAGAGCACGCTGGGCTACCAGTATCAGGTGAACACCAAGTCGCTGTTTTACGTGGATCTGGTGTACAACCGCAGCTACGACCTGTTCCGGCTGCGCAACGTCAACAGCGTGTCAGAGTACCCGCAGACCGACCCCAACAACGTGACCGTGCGCACCGAAACTCAGGCCAACGCCACCCGCCCCGTACCGATTCTGGCCGATGGCAGCGCCGTAATTGGCGGGCAGCGCGTAACGGGCGTGGCCCGCAACGTGGTGATGACGGAATCGGAAGGCCGCTCGCGCTACATGGGCGCCAGCTTCAACCTGCAGAAGGATGCCGCTGAGGACAAGTACGGCTACCGGGTGTCCTACACGCTGTCGAACCTGAAAAACGACACCGAAGACGTGAACTTCCGCGCCGCTGACGGCAACAACTACGGCCAGGAATTCGCCAACTCCATCAACGACCGTACGCACGTCATCAACGCCATTGGCAGCTACTACCCGGTGCGGGCCCTGCGCCTCACGGTGGCTTCGCTGCTGCAAAGCGGCCAGCCCGTAAACCGCGTCACGGGCGGCTACCCGGTGCCAGGCAGCAACCCCGCGGTGCTCACCAACGACCTGAACGGCGACGGCAGCTCGTTCAGCACCGCCTACCAGGGCAACGCCGACCGTTTCCCCGGCGAAGGCCGCAACTCCGACCGTCTGCCCTGGTCGAAGACGTTTGACGTGGGCGCGCAGTACTCGCTGCACTTCGGCGAGAAAACCAGCCGCGTGGAGCTGACCGCCGACGTGTTCAACGTGCTCAACACCCAGAATCTGAGCGGCTACGCCAACAACGCCACCCAAAGCAACCAGATTCAGGTGGGCGCGGCCGGCTCGGGCATCGTGCGCCGCAACGCCAGCGCCCCGCGCCAGTTCCAGTTCGGGCTGCGCTACGCGCTGTAGTCAGGCAAAACAGATGTGCGTGTCATGCTGAGCGCAGCGGAGCGGAGTCGAAGCATCTCTACCGCTTCGTCCTCACGATTGAGTTAGTCGGAGGTAGAGATGCTTTGACTCCGCTCCGCTGCGTTCAGCATGACACGTTCTTTGACATTACCTTCCCAACGAATGAAAAAATACCTTTTCCTCTTTCTTCCATTTCTCTCCGC from Hymenobacter canadensis harbors:
- a CDS encoding SDR family oxidoreductase codes for the protein MFNDQPASADLYSAPSPSAAGLPQLPQPLPHTGEFAGRVAIVTGSESGIGRETARALCAAGAAVVLNGRQAERLELTRQQLTAAGYLVAACVADVTNYAACETLVATAIREFGRLDILVANASISQRAYFADMQPDVFRQVLDSNVYGAVFPLKAALPHLLSSRGSVTFISSISALNGMPSGSAYCAGKAALTNLAHTLRLELDGTGVHFGVVHIGFTQNDDDKRVLDAQGQPVPIAHRPPRWQKTQAEVAAIIVRHIRRRRQRTVISALGWLIAIVHTYAPRLGDWVVLTTMRRMRNFYE
- a CDS encoding TonB-dependent receptor yields the protein MKIFFYLLLFLLLGGPVSSALAQSVDLVVSIVDVSTRKPVADQLVHLDNAAVGFSAQQTTNAQGQTRFRGLSTAGTYAVSTEVSDRFQAVRETGLTLRTNSSPSVTLVLPLASAQTLAGVTVRAPNNATTLNTQNAEVASQLSARELREIPIEARDITRALYRLPNVTQATGFFAEAPNVSINGANGLYTNYLIDGLDNNENFLGGQRFAMPVGFAQNLNVLTNNFSTEFGNSANGIVNITTKSGSNDLTAEAFYLTRPGPSIDGKTDFAQRDLSGNQVKGGFQRQQFGFGVGGALVKDKTFFYLNAEQTFDFKDNVLTSPDLGVAATVRGQNRFTYLSGKLDQRWTERFRSSLRANVGLVNIERQGGGLDGGVAFPSTGNRQDRNSLNIASQNVYVGNNFTSQTDVQYARFRWNYASADNPDSPDVTVLGPTRQVLAVLGHPGYLFDSHQSTWQAQQKFTLLRGRNTFKGGFGIISTEHSLFGGGNPNGSYTVQLTQAQLDALRARNLGPGLGINDIPANVQVNNYSVELRPASFGTTQNLYNIYVEDLYAVTDRLNVTLGVRYDYDNLSKGGGANGDRNNVAPRANFNLQLTDRSSLRGGYGLFYDKILYTVYSDALQQNTTSADYKTQLRELVRVGALPASTNVDRITFDGNQSGSVAGVTYLQGPSGSTLQSQRAGVSSGERRILNPNGYQNPYSHQSTLGYQYQVNTKSLFYVDLVYNRSYDLFRLRNVNSVSEYPQTDPNNVTVRTETQANATRPVPILADGSAVIGGQRVTGVARNVVMTESEGRSRYMGASFNLQKDAAEDKYGYRVSYTLSNLKNDTEDVNFRAADGNNYGQEFANSINDRTHVINAIGSYYPVRALRLTVASLLQSGQPVNRVTGGYPVPGSNPAVLTNDLNGDGSSFSTAYQGNADRFPGEGRNSDRLPWSKTFDVGAQYSLHFGEKTSRVELTADVFNVLNTQNLSGYANNATQSNQIQVGAAGSGIVRRNASAPRQFQFGLRYAL
- a CDS encoding TIGR04282 family arsenosugar biosynthesis glycosyltransferase; the protein is MPATPARAAILLFTRPAGEEAAHKSFGRGRRAAAAIAAQLIARASATARQAGVDFVCVESGEQGGRTFGQRLASALAYGFELGYEQLVVIGNDCPQLTPALVRQAVRALHTTDAVLGPALDGGVYLLGLHRRFFEAEAWVALPWKTAALGHALRRCLHRAGATVATLRPLADVDTAHDFAGLLAWLPANTFRNHLHTILAAEKPARPMLRLRPMLLAEATTLPQRGPPTL